From one Candidatus Woesearchaeota archaeon genomic stretch:
- a CDS encoding nucleotidyltransferase domain-containing protein — translation MTNSNYYKDTEYKIIGELLKSPLQSKSMHEIAVTTGTAYPTVHKTIPELIKVNALTQETKGRANLVSIDLEHASTGTLSAAMFYEKDNLFKKHPSVNIISDDLEQALGDLFYILILFGSYAKGEEKKNSDFDLLFIIPSIDDKEKYQQKINKALSLHTNKQIDIIIVSTKDFLEMLNEKYTVGREAFMHGIILFGAEQYYKLVKEYVRTKGY, via the coding sequence ATGACTAATAGCAACTATTACAAGGATACTGAATATAAGATTATTGGTGAATTACTGAAAAGTCCTTTGCAAAGTAAGAGCATGCATGAAATAGCAGTAACTACTGGAACAGCTTATCCTACGGTCCATAAAACTATTCCTGAGTTAATTAAAGTAAATGCTCTCACACAGGAAACAAAAGGCAGAGCTAATCTAGTTTCAATAGACCTTGAACATGCAAGTACTGGCACTTTAAGCGCAGCTATGTTTTATGAAAAAGACAATTTGTTTAAAAAACATCCTTCAGTTAATATCATAAGCGACGATCTTGAACAAGCATTAGGTGATTTATTTTATATTTTAATTTTATTTGGAAGTTATGCAAAAGGTGAGGAAAAGAAAAACTCAGACTTTGATCTTTTATTTATAATTCCATCTATTGATGATAAAGAAAAATATCAACAAAAAATCAACAAAGCTTTGAGTCTACATACTAATAAACAAATAGATATAATAATAGTATCAACTAAAGATTTTCTTGAAATGTTAAATGAAAAATACACTGTAGGAAGAGAAGCATTTATGCATGGAATTATATTATTTGGGGCAGAACAATATTACAAACTAGTGAAGGAATATGTTAGAACTAAAGGATATTAA